From the genome of Anaerolineae bacterium, one region includes:
- a CDS encoding ABC transporter ATP-binding protein: protein MLKCYTFSKMSAIVEAEGLTKQFNSLVAVDGVTFQLQEGEILALLGPNGAGKTTTVRLLASVLVPTSGTARVAGYDVVRQAREVRRSVGLLTEFPALYLRMTADEYLDFFGKLYGVSSKELALRKKLLLERFGLIEARGRRIGEYSKGMRQKLALVRAMLHSPLVLFLDEPTSAMDPQSARIVREAIMELRKEKRTAIICTHNLFEAQALADRIAVISRGKIVAIGTLEELRKRYFGAPLLELKLARPCKEAASLVRRFAQVEEEGEDFVRYRTDEPVRVNPGIIKALTEIGAEVLYLQELPATLEEIYLRIVS from the coding sequence GTGCTTAAATGCTATACTTTCAGTAAGATGAGCGCAATTGTAGAAGCAGAAGGGCTTACCAAACAGTTCAATTCTCTTGTGGCGGTGGATGGAGTTACCTTTCAACTTCAAGAAGGGGAAATTCTGGCCCTCCTGGGACCGAATGGAGCTGGGAAAACCACCACCGTGCGATTGTTGGCTTCAGTCCTGGTGCCTACTTCCGGAACGGCGCGGGTAGCCGGGTATGATGTTGTGAGACAGGCCAGGGAAGTGCGGCGTTCGGTTGGTCTGCTTACCGAGTTCCCCGCTCTCTACCTCAGGATGACAGCTGACGAATACCTGGATTTTTTCGGCAAGCTTTACGGGGTTTCCTCAAAGGAGCTTGCCTTAAGGAAAAAATTGCTTCTGGAGCGGTTCGGTCTTATAGAAGCGAGGGGCAGGCGGATAGGGGAATATTCCAAGGGGATGCGCCAGAAACTGGCTCTGGTGAGGGCTATGCTCCATAGTCCCTTGGTCCTTTTCCTGGATGAGCCCACTTCGGCCATGGACCCTCAAAGCGCCAGAATCGTGAGGGAGGCCATAATGGAACTCAGAAAAGAGAAGCGTACTGCCATCATTTGCACCCACAACCTGTTTGAGGCGCAAGCTCTGGCCGACCGAATAGCCGTAATTAGCAGGGGTAAGATCGTAGCCATTGGCACTCTGGAAGAACTCCGCAAGCGCTACTTTGGGGCCCCTCTTCTGGAATTGAAGCTCGCCCGTCCTTGCAAAGAAGCGGCCTCTCTGGTCAGGCGTTTCGCTCAGGTGGAGGAAGAAGGGGAAGATTTTGTGCGCTACAGAACCGATGAACCCGTCAGGGTTAATCCTGGCATAATAAAAGCTTTGACCGAAATCGGGGCGGAGGTGCTTTACCTCCAGGAACTTCCTGCCACTTTGGAGGAAATATACCTCAGGATTGTATCATGA
- a CDS encoding stage II sporulation protein M, giving the protein MSSLLAILTLVSKELKDSLRDWRIMAPIAILTLFFPWLMDITAQLARDFVLRYGAFIIAERMYPFLLMVVGFFPITFSLVIALESFVGEKERLTLEPLLASPLSDLELFLGKFLASLILPLGASFLGISIYVAGLYYSTGYFPPLVLLAQILILTFCEALVMVAGAVVISHNATSVRAANLLASFIIVPMALAVQGISIAMFWANYNVIWLAVAGMFVVTVLLVRMGLALFNREHLLTTHLERFDFRSWGEAFGSLFLRRPGNEGKSLSLMGFYRRELGLILTELRLPLIFVGIMALAGLAGGLGFAFLHPYPELILPEDFDLSKLKGVSWEFLPPLQTRAIFFHNLRTLTLSSLLSIVTLGVMPSIAVILNMGLLGFVGGEIAILGQKPLLFAAFILPHGIFEIPAAILAIAAALRVGAVPVSPAVKGRFREALLLAIADWVKILLFIAIPLLLIAAFVEANITPIVVRWLYE; this is encoded by the coding sequence ATGAGTTCCCTGCTGGCCATCCTGACTCTGGTTTCCAAAGAATTGAAGGATTCGCTGCGGGATTGGCGTATCATGGCGCCCATAGCCATCCTGACTCTTTTCTTCCCCTGGCTTATGGATATAACGGCCCAATTGGCCAGGGATTTTGTGCTCCGCTATGGCGCTTTTATCATCGCCGAAAGGATGTATCCATTCCTCCTGATGGTGGTAGGGTTCTTCCCTATAACCTTTTCCCTCGTGATCGCTCTGGAGTCCTTTGTGGGCGAGAAGGAGAGGCTTACTTTAGAGCCACTTTTGGCTTCGCCTCTATCGGACCTGGAGCTTTTCCTGGGCAAATTTTTGGCTTCCCTTATTTTGCCTCTTGGGGCCAGTTTCCTCGGGATTTCCATTTACGTGGCAGGCCTCTATTACTCAACCGGTTACTTCCCACCTCTTGTGCTTTTGGCCCAGATTTTAATCCTTACTTTCTGTGAAGCCCTCGTTATGGTTGCTGGTGCAGTGGTCATTTCTCATAATGCCACAAGTGTTAGAGCCGCTAACCTTCTGGCCAGTTTCATTATCGTGCCGATGGCTTTGGCCGTTCAAGGTATAAGCATCGCTATGTTCTGGGCCAATTACAACGTTATATGGCTGGCCGTTGCGGGAATGTTTGTCGTTACGGTACTCCTTGTAAGGATGGGGTTAGCCCTCTTCAACCGAGAACATCTCCTTACGACTCATCTGGAAAGATTTGATTTCAGGAGCTGGGGAGAAGCTTTCGGGTCTCTATTCCTGAGGCGTCCGGGAAATGAGGGGAAATCTCTATCGCTTATGGGCTTCTACCGAAGGGAATTGGGCCTTATCCTGACCGAGCTAAGGCTTCCGTTGATTTTCGTGGGCATAATGGCTTTGGCTGGTCTGGCTGGAGGCCTCGGCTTTGCCTTTCTTCATCCGTATCCTGAACTCATTTTGCCAGAGGATTTTGACCTTAGTAAATTGAAGGGTGTATCCTGGGAATTCTTGCCTCCGTTGCAAACCCGGGCGATTTTTTTCCACAACTTGCGAACTTTGACGCTTTCTTCCCTTCTTTCCATCGTAACCCTGGGAGTTATGCCTTCCATAGCGGTTATTCTGAACATGGGGCTTTTAGGGTTTGTAGGGGGAGAAATTGCAATTCTGGGGCAAAAACCTTTGCTTTTTGCGGCTTTTATCTTACCACACGGCATCTTTGAGATTCCTGCGGCCATCCTTGCGATAGCCGCCGCCCTGAGGGTAGGGGCAGTTCCCGTATCACCTGCAGTTAAGGGGCGGTTTCGGGAAGCGCTTCTGCTGGCAATAGCCGATTGGGTCAAAATTTTGCTCTTTATCGCTATACCTTTGCTCCTGATAGCGGCTTTCGTGGAAGCTAATATAACGCCTATTGTGGTGAGGTGGTTATATGAGTGA
- a CDS encoding MBL fold metallo-hydrolase: MSDRARIVFLGSAASLASAEADSFYMALVEPGGGIFLLDCGGSPIHKLLKAGLSPLFLQGILLSHHHPDHLYGLPYLIQGLWLMGRREPLPIWAMPEGCDAVRKLMEVWDWSAFRGFRGVECHPIEPREMAKVLESEAFEITASPVDHLIPSLAFRIRSKLSGKAVVCSGDTAPSEKVVRLAEKAFILVHESTGLFPGHSSAYQAGEIARKSQVSLLILAHFNPMMDPEELVEEAQRAFNGPVKLASDGDVYEF; encoded by the coding sequence ATGAGTGACAGGGCCCGGATTGTATTTCTGGGGTCAGCAGCTTCTCTCGCCTCAGCCGAGGCGGATAGTTTCTATATGGCTCTGGTAGAACCAGGAGGAGGGATTTTTCTGCTGGATTGCGGGGGGAGCCCGATCCATAAGCTTCTGAAAGCTGGCCTTAGCCCTCTTTTTCTGCAAGGAATTCTCCTTTCTCACCATCATCCTGATCATCTGTATGGCCTTCCTTACCTTATTCAGGGGCTATGGCTCATGGGCCGCAGGGAGCCGCTCCCCATCTGGGCCATGCCCGAAGGTTGCGATGCTGTCAGGAAATTGATGGAGGTTTGGGATTGGTCAGCTTTTAGGGGTTTTCGTGGAGTTGAGTGTCACCCGATTGAGCCCAGGGAAATGGCGAAGGTTCTGGAGAGCGAAGCTTTTGAGATAACGGCTTCTCCCGTGGACCACTTGATTCCTTCTCTGGCCTTTCGCATAAGGTCAAAGCTTTCAGGTAAAGCAGTGGTGTGTTCAGGGGATACTGCCCCGAGTGAGAAAGTGGTGCGTCTGGCGGAAAAGGCTTTCATTTTAGTTCATGAGAGCACCGGGCTTTTCCCTGGCCACTCTTCGGCTTACCAGGCTGGAGAAATAGCCAGAAAAAGCCAGGTTTCGCTCTTAATTCTAGCGCACTTTAACCCTATGATGGATCCTGAGGAATTAGTGGAAGAGGCTCAGCGAGCCTTCAATGGGCCGGTAAAACTTGCCTCTGATGGTGATGTTTACGAGTTCTAA
- a CDS encoding MBL fold metallo-hydrolase: MGGRAISPTITCYGGINEIGGNKILLEDGAVRIFLDFGHPFDSYSRYFDEIFIKERSSRGLMDPMVLGLLPPLEGLYREDLIPVLDSSFLKSWMETDGKKERKRVEKDEKAYEDFWSHFRHWPDYRDLRRDGPPVDAILISHAHLDHSGDLLFVQPDIAVFSSLMTALVAKAIQDSGKPGSSGVVYVNPQAISEKGMLEGDRTRGYIWRNWNFLDQSPQGTVQENDPFASAASFWQWRPAKQDKAISIATSTGSLPLEVLWWPLDHSIFGACGFAVETSVGWVAYTGDIRFHGAHGSLSWRFAEELAALKPLVLICEGTNLKVEEYLKITEEEVQSRCLDTVRKSGRELVIADFAPRNVERLMAFVEIARNTGRSLVILPKDAYLLSAMHLAAPELVPDLRDEPLLFIYDDPKVRLDRWEEITRQFYGGKLVGPQDIRKDPGNYILAFSLWDMADLLDLEYLMRKSPMGGVYIYSNSKAYDEEQRVDLGRLWSWLRHFGMKPVGLELKGAGEVDVTPGYHASGHASREELIRFVKEVRPRVLIPIHTDRPEIWLEELRGTGIKVEIPSYARPISLKEVSYG, translated from the coding sequence ATGGGAGGTCGTGCGATATCGCCAACGATCACTTGCTATGGTGGAATAAACGAAATAGGGGGCAACAAGATTCTCCTGGAGGATGGGGCCGTCCGCATTTTTCTGGATTTCGGCCACCCCTTTGACAGCTACAGCAGGTATTTTGATGAAATCTTCATAAAGGAAAGGTCCTCCAGAGGACTAATGGACCCGATGGTGCTGGGCCTTCTGCCGCCCCTGGAAGGATTGTATCGGGAGGATCTGATCCCGGTTTTGGATTCCTCCTTCCTTAAATCCTGGATGGAAACCGATGGGAAGAAGGAAAGAAAACGGGTGGAAAAGGATGAAAAAGCTTATGAGGACTTTTGGAGTCATTTCCGCCATTGGCCAGATTACAGGGATCTGAGGCGAGATGGCCCCCCAGTGGATGCTATTCTCATCTCCCACGCCCACCTGGACCATTCAGGTGACCTGCTTTTCGTGCAGCCTGATATAGCCGTGTTCTCTTCCCTCATGACCGCCCTGGTTGCCAAGGCGATTCAGGACAGCGGAAAGCCCGGTTCCAGCGGAGTGGTTTACGTAAACCCTCAGGCTATTAGCGAAAAGGGGATGCTGGAAGGAGACCGAACCAGAGGTTATATCTGGCGAAACTGGAATTTTCTGGACCAAAGCCCGCAAGGGACAGTCCAGGAAAATGACCCTTTCGCCAGCGCCGCTAGCTTCTGGCAGTGGCGCCCAGCCAAGCAGGATAAAGCTATTTCTATCGCTACTTCCACTGGCTCTCTTCCCCTGGAAGTGCTCTGGTGGCCTCTGGACCACTCCATCTTTGGAGCCTGCGGTTTTGCGGTAGAAACCTCTGTCGGCTGGGTCGCTTACACCGGCGATATCCGGTTCCACGGCGCTCACGGGTCTTTAAGCTGGCGTTTCGCCGAGGAGCTCGCCGCCCTTAAACCGCTGGTTCTCATCTGCGAGGGGACCAACCTGAAGGTAGAAGAATACCTTAAGATAACAGAAGAAGAGGTCCAGTCCCGATGTTTAGACACAGTTCGGAAGTCGGGAAGAGAGCTGGTCATAGCCGATTTCGCCCCGCGAAATGTAGAGCGGTTGATGGCTTTTGTGGAAATCGCCCGCAATACCGGCCGATCCCTGGTAATCCTGCCCAAAGATGCATATTTGCTTTCGGCCATGCATCTGGCAGCCCCTGAATTGGTGCCAGACCTCAGAGATGAGCCGTTGCTTTTTATCTACGACGATCCCAAAGTCCGCCTGGACAGGTGGGAAGAAATTACCCGGCAGTTCTACGGCGGGAAACTGGTGGGCCCTCAGGACATTCGGAAAGACCCGGGCAATTACATTCTGGCCTTCAGCCTCTGGGATATGGCTGATTTGCTGGATCTGGAATATCTAATGAGAAAAAGCCCGATGGGTGGCGTTTACATCTACTCCAACAGCAAAGCCTACGATGAGGAGCAAAGGGTAGACTTGGGGCGACTCTGGAGCTGGCTTCGGCACTTCGGGATGAAGCCGGTGGGTCTGGAACTTAAAGGAGCAGGGGAAGTGGATGTAACGCCAGGATACCACGCCTCTGGCCACGCCAGCAGAGAGGAACTGATCCGGTTCGTGAAAGAGGTTCGTCCCCGTGTTCTTATTCCCATCCACACTGACCGGCCGGAAATCTGGCTGGAAGAGCTGCGAGGGACCGGTATAAAGGTAGAAATCCCTTCCTATGCCCGGCCAATATCCCTTAAGGAGGTCAGCTATGGATAA
- a CDS encoding cyclic 2,3-diphosphoglycerate synthase has translation MGRRRVIIMGAAGRDFHNFNVFFRSNPNYEVVAFTAAQIPNIEGRIYPPELAGPLYPQGIPIYPEEELPELIKHYSVDEVVFAYSDVSHEYVMHRASLALACGADFRLMGAESTMLKSSKPVVAVCAVRTGSGKSQTSRRVSRVLRDIGRKVVVVRHPMPYGDLRRQVLQRFASLEDLDRFGCTIEEREDYEPHIANGFVVYGGVDYELILREAEKEADVILWDGGNNDFPFFKPDLHIVVADPHRPGHEVTYHPGETNLRMAHVVVVNKVDTAKPENVEAVKASVRRVNPRAIVIEAASPIFVENPEAIKGRRVLVIEDGPTLTHGEMSYGAGVVAARKFGAAELIDPRPYAMGSIAETFQKYPHIGPLLPAVGYGAKQIEELEATINATPCDLVLVATPIDLRHVIKVNKPLVRVRYELQEVSKPDLEEVIKHFFELNLQVER, from the coding sequence ATGGGCAGAAGACGTGTCATAATTATGGGAGCAGCAGGCAGAGATTTCCATAACTTTAACGTCTTCTTCCGTTCAAATCCCAATTACGAAGTTGTGGCTTTTACGGCTGCCCAAATCCCCAACATTGAGGGGAGAATATACCCACCTGAATTAGCCGGGCCTCTCTATCCTCAGGGAATCCCCATATATCCGGAAGAAGAACTTCCAGAACTTATAAAGCACTACAGCGTGGATGAAGTCGTTTTCGCCTATAGCGATGTCTCTCACGAATACGTGATGCACAGGGCATCGCTGGCTCTGGCTTGTGGGGCTGATTTCCGCCTCATGGGGGCTGAGAGCACCATGCTCAAGTCTTCAAAGCCTGTTGTAGCTGTTTGCGCTGTGAGGACCGGGAGCGGCAAAAGCCAAACCAGCCGCAGGGTTTCAAGAGTTCTCAGAGATATAGGCAGGAAAGTGGTGGTGGTCCGCCACCCCATGCCCTACGGTGACTTGAGACGGCAGGTCCTTCAGCGTTTTGCTTCCCTTGAAGATTTGGACCGCTTCGGCTGCACCATTGAGGAGCGAGAGGATTACGAGCCCCACATCGCTAACGGTTTCGTCGTATACGGTGGTGTGGACTACGAGCTCATCCTCCGGGAAGCTGAGAAAGAAGCCGATGTTATTCTCTGGGACGGCGGCAACAATGATTTCCCCTTCTTTAAACCTGACCTCCACATAGTGGTAGCCGATCCCCACCGCCCTGGCCATGAGGTCACTTACCATCCTGGTGAGACGAATTTGAGGATGGCTCACGTGGTGGTGGTAAACAAAGTAGATACTGCTAAGCCCGAAAATGTGGAAGCTGTCAAAGCCAGTGTTCGGCGGGTGAATCCCCGGGCCATCGTTATAGAGGCGGCTTCGCCCATCTTTGTGGAAAACCCCGAGGCCATAAAGGGACGAAGGGTCCTGGTCATTGAGGATGGGCCTACCCTCACCCATGGGGAAATGAGTTATGGAGCTGGAGTAGTGGCTGCCCGGAAATTCGGTGCGGCCGAGCTTATAGATCCGAGGCCTTATGCTATGGGCTCCATCGCTGAAACTTTCCAGAAGTATCCTCACATAGGACCTCTTCTGCCAGCTGTAGGATATGGAGCCAAACAAATAGAAGAGCTCGAAGCCACCATTAACGCCACACCTTGTGACCTAGTCCTGGTGGCTACTCCAATAGACCTGAGACACGTTATAAAAGTAAACAAACCTCTGGTAAGAGTTAGATACGAGCTTCAGGAAGTTAGCAAGCCGGATTTGGAAGAAGTAATAAAGCACTTCTTTGAGCTTAACCTTCAAGTGGAGCGATAA